One Paraburkholderia sp. HP33-1 genomic region harbors:
- a CDS encoding ureidoglycolate lyase: MKLLRYGPKGQEKPGLLDAQGKIRDLSKVVGDIDGATLGDESLAKLRALDPAKLPVVEGNPRVGPCVGKIGKFICIGLNYADHAAESNMPVPAEPVIFNKWTSAICGPNDDIEIPRGSKKTDWEVELGVVIGKAAKYVDEANALEHVAGYCVINDVSEREWQLERGGTWDKGKGFDTFGPIGPWVVTRDEVADPQNLSLWLEVDGHRYQNGSTKTMIFSVAKLVSYVSQCMSLQPGDVISTGTPPGVGMGLKPNPVFLKPGQTVRLGIEGLGEQTQKTYAAE; this comes from the coding sequence ATGAAATTGCTTCGTTATGGGCCGAAAGGCCAGGAAAAGCCGGGCCTGCTCGACGCGCAAGGCAAGATTCGCGATCTGTCGAAGGTGGTGGGCGATATCGACGGCGCGACGCTCGGCGACGAAAGCCTCGCGAAACTGCGCGCGCTCGATCCGGCGAAGCTGCCGGTCGTCGAAGGCAATCCACGCGTGGGACCGTGCGTCGGCAAGATCGGCAAGTTCATCTGCATCGGCCTGAACTACGCGGATCATGCGGCGGAATCGAATATGCCAGTGCCGGCCGAGCCGGTCATCTTCAACAAGTGGACGAGCGCGATTTGCGGCCCGAACGACGACATCGAAATTCCGCGCGGCTCGAAGAAGACCGACTGGGAAGTCGAACTCGGCGTCGTGATCGGCAAAGCGGCGAAGTATGTCGACGAAGCGAACGCGCTCGAGCACGTGGCCGGCTATTGCGTCATCAACGACGTGTCGGAGCGCGAATGGCAGCTCGAACGTGGCGGCACGTGGGACAAGGGCAAGGGCTTCGACACGTTCGGCCCGATCGGACCGTGGGTCGTCACGCGCGATGAAGTTGCCGATCCGCAGAACCTGAGCCTGTGGCTCGAAGTGGACGGCCATCGCTACCAGAACGGCAGCACCAAGACGATGATCTTCAGCGTCGCGAAGCTGGTCTCGTATGTGTCGCAGTGCATGAGCCTGCAGCCGGGCGATGTGATCTCGACCGGTACGCCGCCGGGCGTCGGCATGGGCTTGAAGCCGAACCCGGTGTTCCTGAAGCCGGGGCAGACGGTGCGTTTGGGTATCGAAGGGCTGGGCGAGCAGACGCAGAAGACTTACGCGGCGGAGTGA
- a CDS encoding SDR family oxidoreductase, producing the protein MTQRLAGKTALITAAGQGIGLATAELFAREGARVIATDIRIDGLGGKPLEPRKLDVLDGAAIKALAAEVGTIDVLFNCAGFVHAGNILDCSEEDWDLAFDLNAKAMYRMIRAFLPAMLEKGGGSIINMSSAASSVKGVPNRFAYGASKAAVVGLTKSVAADFVTRGVRCNAICPGTVSSPSLEQRIAAQAQAQGASLDAVQAAFVARQPMGRIGKPEEIAALALYLASDESSFTTGQIHVIDGGWSN; encoded by the coding sequence ATGACACAAAGACTGGCCGGCAAAACGGCCCTGATCACCGCGGCGGGACAAGGCATCGGTCTCGCGACCGCCGAACTGTTCGCGCGCGAAGGCGCGCGCGTGATCGCCACCGATATCCGCATCGACGGACTCGGCGGCAAGCCGCTCGAGCCGCGCAAGCTCGATGTGCTCGACGGCGCGGCGATCAAGGCGCTCGCCGCTGAAGTCGGCACGATCGACGTGCTGTTCAACTGCGCGGGCTTCGTGCATGCGGGCAATATCCTCGATTGCAGTGAGGAGGACTGGGATTTGGCTTTCGACCTCAACGCGAAAGCGATGTACCGTATGATTCGTGCGTTTTTGCCGGCCATGCTGGAGAAGGGCGGCGGCTCGATCATCAACATGTCGTCGGCGGCGTCGAGCGTGAAGGGAGTGCCGAACCGCTTCGCGTATGGCGCGTCGAAGGCCGCGGTGGTCGGGTTGACCAAGTCTGTCGCTGCCGACTTCGTCACGCGTGGTGTACGCTGTAACGCGATTTGCCCGGGCACGGTGTCCTCGCCGTCACTCGAACAGCGGATCGCCGCGCAGGCTCAGGCGCAAGGCGCGTCGCTCGACGCGGTGCAGGCCGCGTTCGTCGCGCGTCAGCCGATGGGACGCATCGGCAAGCCGGAGGAGATTGCCGCACTCGCGCTGTATCTCGCGTCCGACGAGTCGTCGTTCACGACGGGCCAGATCCATGTGATCGACGGCGGATGGTCGAACTGA
- a CDS encoding amidohydrolase family protein, with translation MPIDAHQHYWDPARGDYEWMTPELKILYRPFGPDDLKPLREQAGIERTVVVQAAQTLDETRYLLDIARHEPSVAGVVGWVPLLLPNAPDLIGAFAREPKFKGVRPMLQDLPDDGWIANPGLAPAIEALIAHDLAFDALIYSRHVQYVEIFAERFPALRIVVDHGAKPPIRYGQSGYEVWRDAITRLAAFPHVHCKLSGLATEASPGWTEMTLRPYVEHLLNTFGPARLMWGSDWPVLELNGDYLLWHSVATTLLASLSDAERDAVFGDNAAAFYRL, from the coding sequence ATGCCGATCGACGCTCACCAGCACTACTGGGACCCCGCGCGGGGCGACTACGAGTGGATGACGCCGGAGCTGAAAATCCTCTACCGGCCGTTCGGCCCTGACGATCTGAAGCCGTTGCGCGAACAGGCCGGCATCGAGCGGACCGTCGTCGTGCAGGCCGCACAGACGCTCGACGAAACCCGCTACCTGCTCGACATCGCGCGGCACGAGCCGTCGGTCGCCGGCGTGGTCGGCTGGGTGCCGCTGCTGCTGCCGAACGCGCCCGATCTGATCGGGGCGTTCGCGCGCGAGCCGAAGTTCAAGGGCGTGCGGCCGATGCTGCAAGATCTCCCCGACGACGGCTGGATCGCGAATCCCGGCCTGGCGCCGGCGATCGAAGCGCTGATCGCGCACGATCTCGCGTTCGATGCGCTGATCTACTCACGCCATGTGCAATACGTCGAAATCTTCGCGGAGCGTTTTCCGGCGCTGCGCATCGTCGTCGATCATGGCGCGAAGCCGCCGATCCGCTACGGCCAGTCGGGCTATGAGGTGTGGCGCGATGCGATCACGCGGCTCGCCGCGTTCCCGCACGTGCATTGCAAGCTGTCGGGCCTCGCGACTGAGGCGTCGCCCGGCTGGACCGAGATGACGCTGCGGCCCTACGTCGAGCATCTGCTGAACACCTTCGGACCCGCGCGGCTCATGTGGGGCAGCGACTGGCCGGTGCTCGAACTGAACGGCGACTATCTGCTCTGGCATTCGGTGGCGACCACACTGCTCGCGTCGTTGAGCGACGCCGAGCGCGACGCCGTGTTCGGCGACAACGCCGCCGCGTTTTACCGGCTTTGA
- a CDS encoding aldo/keto reductase, producing the protein MSASIGSKVGQRRRIGRSSLQVSGLGLGTAPLGGLYRDLSDEEAHATVAAAWDAGVRCFDTAPLYGNTKAEHRLGAALRHYPRGEYVLSTKVGRRFVPRTSPFDNREGWQSPLPFEAIYDYTHDGILRSYEDSQQRLGMVDIDILLIHDIGRLTHGDQHPHYWRQLTEGGGFRALERLRSTGAIKAVGLGVNEGAVILDAMAEFDIDCALLAGRYTLLEQTTLDDLLPACEARGVSILLGGAFNSGILARGVEGDLKFNYGAAPPEVIERVARLEAVCRAHGVPLAAAALQFPYAHPAVASVLTGARSADELRENVASFEQPIPAALWSALRDADLLDPRAPAPED; encoded by the coding sequence ATGTCGGCATCGATCGGATCGAAGGTCGGGCAGCGGCGCCGGATCGGCCGCAGCTCGCTGCAGGTGAGCGGATTGGGTCTCGGCACGGCGCCACTCGGCGGCCTGTACCGTGACCTGTCCGACGAGGAGGCCCATGCAACCGTCGCCGCCGCATGGGACGCGGGCGTGCGCTGCTTCGACACCGCGCCGCTCTACGGCAACACGAAGGCCGAGCATCGGCTCGGCGCCGCGCTGCGCCACTATCCGCGCGGCGAGTACGTGCTGTCGACCAAGGTCGGACGCCGTTTCGTGCCGCGCACGTCGCCATTCGACAACCGCGAGGGCTGGCAGAGTCCGCTGCCCTTCGAAGCGATCTACGACTACACGCACGACGGCATTCTGCGTTCGTACGAGGATAGCCAGCAGCGCCTCGGCATGGTCGATATCGACATCCTGCTCATACACGACATCGGCCGCCTGACGCACGGCGACCAGCATCCGCACTACTGGCGGCAACTGACCGAAGGCGGCGGCTTTCGCGCGCTGGAGCGGCTGCGCTCGACCGGCGCGATCAAGGCGGTCGGCCTCGGCGTCAACGAAGGCGCGGTGATCCTGGACGCGATGGCCGAGTTCGATATCGATTGCGCCTTGCTCGCGGGCCGTTATACGCTGCTCGAGCAGACCACCCTCGACGACCTGCTGCCCGCCTGCGAAGCGCGCGGCGTCAGCATCCTGTTGGGCGGCGCGTTCAATTCGGGCATTCTGGCGCGCGGCGTCGAAGGCGATCTGAAGTTCAACTACGGCGCCGCGCCGCCCGAGGTGATCGAGCGCGTCGCGCGTCTGGAGGCGGTGTGCCGAGCGCACGGTGTGCCGCTCGCCGCCGCCGCGTTGCAGTTTCCGTATGCGCATCCGGCGGTCGCCAGCGTGCTGACCGGCGCGCGCAGTGCCGACGAATTGCGCGAGAACGTCGCGTCGTTCGAGCAGCCAATCCCCGCGGCGCTGTGGTCCGCGCTGCGCGACGCCGACCTGCTCGACCCCCGCGCGCCCGCGCCCGAGGACTGA
- a CDS encoding IclR family transcriptional regulator, whose amino-acid sequence MDAEDKDDDRYRAPALDKGLDILELLSEQKEGLTRAEITRRLGRNASEMYRMLERLVARQYVVRSAGGDRYSLSLKLFALAHRHPPMNRLIAEALPLMQRFADAAEQSCHLVVYDRGNLLVIAQVDGPGTWGMSVRLGSRVGLIDTGSGRVMLAFQSIEQRQQMLAEHTKVKGEVTIDRDALEEACERIRAVGFWQKDSQQSFGVTDVTFPILAPSGQAIAVLTCPYLRRIDEYVAPTLDAATTLLRDTVQALSMFREQAA is encoded by the coding sequence ATGGACGCCGAAGACAAAGACGACGACCGCTACCGCGCCCCGGCTCTCGACAAAGGCCTCGACATTCTCGAACTGCTGTCCGAGCAGAAGGAAGGGCTCACGCGCGCCGAAATCACGCGGCGGTTGGGCCGCAACGCCAGCGAGATGTACCGGATGCTCGAACGACTCGTCGCGCGGCAATACGTGGTGCGCTCGGCGGGCGGCGACCGCTACTCGCTGAGCCTGAAGCTGTTCGCGCTCGCGCACCGTCATCCGCCGATGAACCGGCTGATCGCCGAAGCGCTGCCGCTGATGCAGCGCTTCGCCGACGCGGCCGAGCAGTCGTGCCACCTCGTCGTCTACGACCGCGGCAACCTGCTCGTGATCGCGCAGGTCGACGGTCCGGGCACGTGGGGCATGTCGGTGCGGCTCGGCTCGCGGGTCGGCCTGATCGACACTGGTTCCGGGCGTGTGATGCTCGCGTTCCAGAGCATCGAGCAGCGTCAGCAGATGCTCGCCGAGCACACGAAGGTGAAGGGCGAAGTGACGATCGATCGCGACGCGCTGGAGGAGGCCTGCGAGCGCATCCGCGCGGTGGGCTTCTGGCAGAAGGACAGCCAGCAGAGCTTCGGCGTCACCGATGTGACGTTCCCGATACTCGCGCCGTCGGGCCAGGCGATCGCGGTGCTCACCTGCCCGTATCTGCGCCGGATCGACGAATACGTCGCGCCGACGCTCGACGCGGCCACCACGCTGCTGCGCGACACGGTGCAGGCGCTGTCGATGTTCCGCGAGCAGGCCGCGTAA
- a CDS encoding bifunctional acetate--CoA ligase family protein/GNAT family N-acetyltransferase: MTVRNLDALFRPKSVAVIGASERPGSTGAMVWARVREGGFQGPLWPVNPKHATLGGDAAIHDVSDLPQAPTVAVICTPPATWPALIHKLGGMGTRAVIIVGEVRSDEDRLALRHALSAARPHLLRIVGPGSLGVVSPALGAHLGAPSCTVKAGGVAWVSQSNALTNAVLGWAQARGLGFSHAVALGAEADVDAGDVLDYLASDPGTRAILLELDSVRAARKFMSAARAAARNKPVLALRSGRDDPADGLYTAAFRRAGLVRVDALDDLLDEIETLGVGRVAAGGTATLITSDRGLATLARDAFAAAGGLLAPWPAEASDVLHEALPHAVGGNPLLLGDDARPEHFGAALKLLAEHRATGTAFVVHASTHGAPVDDVAQALIAHQQFAYRGLLACFFGGVDAATRDALHAQGIPVHTTPQRLARAFARLVEYRLGRELLMQMPEGLAAQIPEAIDAAQAQAREALAAGESKLAGAAAAEFLARFGLRVEGVEGAGGEAQDAAKPIVDVAVELHDDDNFGPVFRFVAPAVEGVSSALNVYGLPPLNPTLARDIVTRSHYARLAAPEPALAALTALSQVVCDVREIVGLSLKLRVYRDRVTVVDPVLRVGAQRSRLAIVPYPRRFEETVDWQGLRVTVRPIRPEDENAHRAFVQAMTPEDLRLRFFGAVGTFEHSQLARMTQIDYDREMALIATVDNADGVAQTLGVVRAVADPDNETAEFAVAVRSDQKGRRLGQLLMQRIIAYARARGTHWLVGEALRENTAMIALAKASGFTITRTDDPGVVGLRMALDETAGADPDSSARNPPAH, translated from the coding sequence GTGACCGTTCGCAACCTTGACGCCTTATTTCGCCCGAAATCCGTCGCCGTGATCGGCGCGTCCGAGCGGCCGGGCAGCACCGGCGCGATGGTCTGGGCGCGCGTGCGCGAGGGCGGCTTCCAGGGTCCGCTGTGGCCGGTCAATCCGAAGCACGCGACGCTTGGCGGCGACGCGGCGATCCACGACGTCAGCGATTTGCCGCAGGCGCCCACCGTCGCGGTGATCTGCACGCCGCCCGCGACGTGGCCCGCGCTGATCCACAAGCTCGGCGGCATGGGCACGCGCGCCGTGATCATCGTCGGCGAAGTGCGCAGCGACGAAGACCGGCTCGCGCTGCGCCATGCGCTGTCGGCGGCGCGCCCGCATCTGCTGCGCATCGTCGGACCAGGCAGCCTCGGCGTGGTGTCGCCGGCGCTCGGCGCGCATCTGGGCGCGCCGTCGTGCACGGTCAAGGCGGGCGGCGTGGCGTGGGTGTCGCAGTCCAATGCGCTGACCAATGCGGTGCTTGGCTGGGCGCAGGCGCGTGGGCTCGGCTTTTCGCACGCGGTGGCGCTCGGCGCAGAGGCCGACGTGGACGCCGGCGACGTGCTCGATTACCTCGCGAGCGACCCCGGCACCCGCGCGATCCTGCTAGAACTCGACAGCGTGCGGGCCGCGCGCAAGTTCATGTCGGCCGCACGCGCGGCGGCGCGCAACAAGCCGGTGCTCGCGCTGCGCTCCGGCCGCGACGATCCCGCCGATGGCCTCTATACGGCGGCGTTCCGGCGCGCGGGCCTCGTGCGCGTCGACGCGCTCGACGATCTGCTCGACGAAATCGAAACGCTCGGCGTGGGCCGCGTCGCGGCGGGCGGCACCGCGACGCTGATCACGAGCGACCGCGGTCTCGCGACGCTCGCGCGCGACGCGTTCGCCGCCGCAGGCGGCCTGCTCGCGCCGTGGCCGGCAGAGGCGTCGGACGTGCTTCACGAGGCGCTACCGCACGCGGTCGGCGGCAATCCGCTGCTGCTCGGCGACGATGCGCGTCCCGAGCATTTCGGCGCCGCGCTGAAACTGCTTGCCGAGCATCGCGCGACGGGCACCGCGTTCGTGGTGCACGCGTCGACGCATGGCGCGCCGGTCGACGACGTTGCGCAGGCGCTGATCGCGCATCAGCAATTCGCGTATCGCGGGCTGCTTGCGTGCTTCTTCGGCGGCGTCGATGCGGCGACGCGGGATGCGCTGCACGCGCAGGGCATCCCGGTGCACACGACGCCGCAGCGGCTCGCGCGCGCGTTCGCGCGTCTGGTCGAGTACCGGCTGGGCCGCGAGCTGCTGATGCAAATGCCGGAGGGTTTGGCCGCGCAGATTCCCGAGGCGATCGATGCCGCTCAGGCGCAGGCTCGCGAGGCGTTGGCGGCCGGCGAAAGCAAGCTGGCCGGGGCGGCGGCGGCAGAGTTTCTGGCGCGCTTCGGGTTGCGGGTGGAAGGTGTCGAAGGGGCAGGGGGCGAGGCGCAGGACGCGGCCAAACCCATCGTCGACGTCGCCGTCGAATTGCACGACGACGATAACTTCGGCCCCGTGTTCCGCTTCGTCGCACCGGCGGTCGAGGGCGTGTCCAGTGCGTTGAACGTCTACGGCCTGCCGCCGCTCAATCCGACGCTCGCGCGCGACATCGTCACGCGTTCGCATTACGCGAGGCTGGCCGCGCCGGAACCGGCGCTCGCGGCGCTGACGGCGCTGTCGCAAGTGGTTTGCGATGTACGCGAGATCGTTGGCCTCTCGTTGAAGCTCAGGGTCTACCGGGATCGCGTGACGGTGGTCGATCCCGTGTTGCGCGTCGGTGCGCAGCGCAGCCGTCTCGCGATCGTGCCGTATCCACGCCGCTTCGAGGAAACCGTCGACTGGCAAGGCCTGCGCGTGACCGTGCGGCCGATTCGCCCGGAAGACGAAAACGCGCATCGCGCTTTCGTGCAGGCGATGACGCCGGAAGATTTGCGCCTGCGTTTTTTCGGCGCGGTCGGCACGTTCGAGCACTCGCAACTCGCGCGCATGACCCAGATCGACTACGACCGGGAAATGGCGCTGATCGCGACGGTCGACAACGCAGACGGCGTCGCGCAGACGCTCGGCGTGGTGCGCGCGGTGGCCGATCCCGACAACGAGACGGCCGAATTCGCGGTGGCCGTGCGCTCGGACCAGAAGGGGCGGCGCCTCGGCCAGTTGCTGATGCAGCGGATCATCGCGTACGCACGGGCGCGCGGCACGCACTGGCTGGTCGGCGAAGCGCTGCGCGAGAACACCGCGATGATCGCGCTCGCAAAAGCCAGCGGCTTCACGATCACGCGGACCGATGACCCCGGTGTGGTGGGCTTGCGGATGGCGCTCGACGAAACAGCGGGCGCGGACCCGGATTCCTCCGCCCGGAACCCGCCCGCGCATTGA
- a CDS encoding peptide chain release factor 3, translating into MSVSELKRRRTFAVISHPDAGKTTLTEKLLLFSGAIQIAGTVKGRKSNRYATSDWMEIEKQRGISVASSVMQFEYGDCVINLLDTPGHEDFSEDTYRVLTAVDAAVMVIDGANGVEAQTLKLLEVCRSRKTPIVTFINKLDREVREPLELLDEIEQHLGVSAVPFTWPIGMGKDFQGVYDVQRDQVRVFRAGQDTAGGAVETLQALGNEEGEGRFGHAWVRAKEEIDLISGATPEFDREQFLAGQQSPVLFGSAINNFGVKEILDALVDLAPPPSMRMTVQRPVQPEESKFTGVVFKVQANMDLAHRDRVAFIRVCSGRFERGMAVKVTRSNKTFRANNVVTFLSQRRETVSEAYPGDIIGIPNHGTLSLGDTLTEGEQLQFVGLPFFAPEIFQTVEVVDPMRAKQLGEALKQLGEEGAIQVFRPEAGGLMILGAVGQLQFEVVSHRLSTEYKVDVRMAPARYRLSRWVTCDDASELRRFTDSYSARIAFDAADAPTYLASHVSEIEVAQKAWPKIVFNELREHSGAPFRKAM; encoded by the coding sequence ATGTCAGTCTCCGAACTCAAACGCCGCCGCACGTTCGCGGTCATTTCCCACCCGGATGCGGGTAAAACCACGCTCACCGAAAAGCTGCTGCTGTTCTCGGGCGCGATCCAGATCGCCGGTACCGTGAAGGGCCGCAAGAGCAACCGCTACGCGACGTCCGACTGGATGGAGATCGAAAAGCAGCGCGGCATTTCGGTCGCGAGCTCGGTGATGCAGTTCGAGTACGGCGATTGCGTGATCAACCTGCTCGACACGCCGGGCCACGAGGACTTCTCCGAAGACACCTACCGCGTGCTGACCGCGGTCGACGCCGCGGTGATGGTGATCGACGGCGCGAACGGCGTCGAAGCGCAGACGCTGAAGCTGCTCGAAGTCTGCCGTAGCCGCAAGACGCCGATCGTCACGTTCATCAACAAGCTCGACCGCGAAGTGCGCGAGCCGCTCGAACTGCTCGACGAAATCGAGCAGCACCTCGGCGTGTCGGCCGTGCCGTTCACGTGGCCGATCGGCATGGGTAAGGATTTTCAGGGCGTCTACGATGTCCAGCGCGATCAGGTGCGCGTGTTCCGCGCCGGCCAGGATACGGCCGGCGGTGCGGTCGAAACGCTGCAGGCACTGGGTAATGAGGAAGGCGAGGGCCGTTTCGGCCACGCGTGGGTGCGTGCGAAGGAAGAGATCGACCTGATCAGCGGCGCGACGCCCGAGTTCGACCGCGAGCAGTTCCTCGCCGGCCAGCAGTCGCCGGTGCTGTTCGGCTCGGCGATCAATAACTTCGGAGTGAAGGAAATTCTCGACGCGTTGGTCGACCTCGCGCCGCCGCCGTCGATGCGCATGACCGTGCAGCGTCCGGTGCAGCCGGAAGAATCGAAATTCACCGGCGTCGTGTTCAAGGTGCAGGCGAACATGGACTTGGCGCACCGTGACCGTGTCGCGTTCATCCGCGTATGCTCGGGACGTTTCGAGCGCGGCATGGCGGTGAAGGTGACGCGTTCGAACAAGACGTTCCGCGCGAACAACGTGGTGACGTTCCTGTCGCAGCGTCGCGAGACGGTGAGCGAGGCGTATCCGGGCGACATCATCGGGATTCCGAATCACGGCACGCTGAGTCTCGGCGATACGCTGACCGAAGGCGAGCAGCTGCAGTTCGTCGGCCTGCCGTTCTTCGCGCCGGAAATTTTCCAGACCGTCGAAGTGGTCGATCCGATGCGTGCGAAGCAGCTCGGCGAAGCGCTGAAGCAGCTCGGCGAAGAAGGCGCGATTCAGGTGTTCCGTCCCGAAGCGGGTGGTCTGATGATTCTCGGCGCGGTCGGGCAGCTCCAGTTCGAAGTGGTGTCGCACCGTCTGTCGACCGAATACAAGGTCGACGTTCGCATGGCGCCGGCGCGCTACCGGCTGTCGCGCTGGGTGACCTGCGACGATGCGTCCGAACTGCGCCGCTTTACCGATTCGTATTCGGCGCGGATCGCGTTCGATGCAGCCGATGCGCCGACCTACCTGGCCTCGCACGTCTCTGAGATCGAAGTCGCGCAGAAGGCGTGGCCGAAGATCGTGTTCAACGAGTTGCGCGAGCACTCGGGGGCGCCGTTCAGGAAGGCGATGTAA
- a CDS encoding H-NS histone family protein: protein MASYKQLTAQLEKLHKEVAAAREKEVAQAIAEIKQKIAEYDLTAEELGLMSASPKSRRKSSSTSVAKYRNPKTGETWSGRGRSPGWLVGKNRERFLIES, encoded by the coding sequence ATGGCGTCTTACAAACAGTTGACTGCGCAACTCGAAAAACTCCACAAGGAAGTCGCAGCGGCACGGGAGAAAGAAGTCGCGCAAGCTATCGCCGAAATCAAGCAGAAGATCGCCGAATACGATCTGACCGCCGAAGAGCTCGGATTGATGAGCGCTTCGCCAAAGTCGCGCCGCAAGTCGTCATCGACGTCGGTCGCCAAGTACCGCAATCCGAAGACCGGCGAAACCTGGAGCGGCCGTGGGCGTTCGCCGGGTTGGCTCGTTGGGAAGAATCGCGAGCGGTTTCTGATCGAAAGTTGA